Proteins from a genomic interval of Zingiber officinale cultivar Zhangliang chromosome 2A, Zo_v1.1, whole genome shotgun sequence:
- the LOC122043949 gene encoding polyadenylate-binding protein 2-like has protein sequence MAVRKSKILFMFLFFSEKSWTNCLLHYIEPSGPATNQSSKEEADSRSIFVGNVDYACTPEEIQQHFQSCGTVNRVTILTDRNGQPKGFAYVEFLEVEVVQEAFRLHESELHGHPIKVAAKRTNVPGLKQFRPLQHNPYPMYPYSRPHMSS, from the exons ATGGCAGTAAGGAA GTCTAAGATTTTGtttatgtttctttttttttctgaaaagtcTTGGACCAATTGTCTTCTGCATTATATAGAGCCTAGTGGACCTGCAACAAATCAATCAAGCAAAGAAGAGGCTGATTCTCGCTCGATATTTGTTGGCAAT GTTGATTATGCTTGCACCCCTGAAGAGATTCAACAGCATTTTCAGTCGTGTGGTACTGTTAACAGAGTCACCATTCTCACTGACAGAAACGGTCAGCCAAAGGGTTTTGCTTATGTCGAATTCTTGGAAGTTGAGGTAGTCCAAGAAGCCTTTCGGTTGCATGAGTCTGAGCTTCATGGTCATCCAATCAAG GTTGCCGCCAAACGAACCAACGTTCCAGGGCTGAAGCAGTTCCGTCCTCTGCAACATAATCCCTACCCGATGTATCCATATAGCAGGCCTCACATGTCATCCTGA